The Spirosoma foliorum genome has a window encoding:
- a CDS encoding YceI family protein, whose translation MKKATLLAALLFSSVGAFAQTWTLDKAHSNLNFTVTHMMLSEVDGKFTNFDVKMTSAKDDFTDAQIDFTADVNSINTNQEKRDGHLKSADFFDAAKYPTLAFKSKSVTKVSGNKYKVTGDLTMHGVTKPVTLDAVLKGPVTNPQNKKTLAGFIVTGEVKRGDFTLGSAPAAVVSDEIAIRASGELVKN comes from the coding sequence ATGAAAAAAGCAACCTTACTTGCTGCCCTGTTATTCTCATCTGTAGGAGCTTTCGCTCAAACCTGGACGCTGGACAAAGCGCACTCGAACCTGAATTTCACCGTAACACACATGATGTTGTCGGAAGTTGATGGCAAGTTCACGAATTTCGACGTGAAAATGACTTCGGCAAAAGATGACTTCACTGATGCTCAAATCGACTTTACTGCTGATGTAAACAGCATCAATACTAACCAGGAAAAGCGTGATGGCCACCTGAAAAGCGCTGACTTTTTCGATGCTGCCAAATATCCAACGCTGGCTTTCAAAAGCAAATCAGTTACGAAAGTATCGGGTAACAAATACAAAGTGACTGGTGATCTGACCATGCACGGTGTAACGAAACCTGTAACGCTTGATGCTGTACTTAAAGGACCTGTTACGAACCCACAAAACAAGAAAACCTTAGCTGGTTTCATTGTAACTGGCGAAGTAAAACGGGGTGATTTTACCCTGGGTTCTGCTCCGGCTGCCGTAGTTAGCGATGAAATCGCTATCCGGGCTTCTGGTGAATTGGTGAAAAACTAA